Genomic window (Musa acuminata AAA Group cultivar baxijiao chromosome BXJ1-9, Cavendish_Baxijiao_AAA, whole genome shotgun sequence):
ATTACCTCTTGGTTCGGATGGAGATGTAGAGGAATATCCACAGTGGCCAACAGCATCTGTTAACTAGAAGGACATAAATTAGGGCTTGACCTGCCTTTCCAATACAAACCTAGAACGTCGACAAAGCAAAGACAAGATGTTCAAAGAGAGTTACTACTGAATCATTCTACAGAACTGATTTCTGTGGCTATGGACCCATTAATTGTTGTCAGTACCATCAATTTTCCAGGAAGACTTGTTGCTCAGATCCTTTTGAGGCATGTTTTCCTGAGTGTTTGATTGCTCTAGGTTCCTGCTTTAGCGGGGTATGATAAAAGAGTTATCTGACTTGTCCACATATATAATGAAGTAGAATCTGATGTTTACATATTAAAGGAAGCCTTTTGTATCGTCTATGGATGTGGTAATTGGCCTTTTTACATATATTATCAATGTTGAGGTACCTGAACCTGTTGGAGAAGTTCCTCAAGTTCAACAGTAATTTCTGAGAATGTAGGCCGTTTAGCAGGATTTGCCTCCCAGCATCTCTGCATCAAGTCCAGCAATGTAGGATGTGTTTTCTGGGGAAGCACAGGACGAAGCCCCTGATATTGGAAGTAAACACGATATAAGCTTCTACATGACAGAACACCCGCAATCAACAGCATATTTACGTTGTCCAATACCAActtctaaataattttttaaaccaTGTAAAACATATGGGCGCTTCAAAACAATTACAGAAATTTATTAcagaaaaaagggagagattatattGATGTTGCATGGATATGGACTTGCAAATTGGCTTTGGACATTTAATATATCTCATttggcaaaagattgatgacctaTGGATACTAGAAAATTTGCTTGCCATAAAGGGATTATGTTCTGATTCTGAAGAAAATACAAGTCCATGAGAGCTTCAACCAAGAAAACACATGAGCTTCAGCCAAATAGTCCTGACCTGGTTGGCAACAAATCTCCCTTAGTCCATGTTTCATTTTTTATAGTGTTTGAGTATATGAATACTCTTCTCTAAAAGACAAATGGGTCAATTTTAATTGTCATTACTAATGATGCTAAACCCATAGATGATAAATTTGGTATGTGACAACCCCAATATTAAGACATATCGGGCATAATTTTTGGTATCCAATTCAAGAATACAGGACACATTGCCAAATTTTCAATAATTCAATATTACTTGCATGACAAAAACCACTTATTCCTAGATAAATCACATGAGTTAATCtggttttatttattaaaatacagACCTGCCTCACTCCTAGGGCAGCTTGCAGAGGCGACATGGACTCATATGGGATCTGTACATCAACACAATTATAACAATACCTCAATAAATCAGATGGTATGACCCTCGATTGACGTTGCCTAAGAAGTAAGTTTAACTGGGAAAACTTTAGTGCACCTTTGATGTTGCGAGCTCCCAGAGCACGATCGCAAAACTGAATACATCTGCTTTCTGATCATATGGTTGATGATTTATGACCTAGAGAGATAcatagagaaatatatgaatcacAAAAGAATATGGACCAAATATTTGAAGTAGTACAACAGGAAGAAATAAGAGAACTATGCATATTTTAGAAAAGCAAAATGCTGACATGTATAACAGCCATTTTTGACCTGAAAAGGGGAACATATATAATATTCCAGATCTCAATCACTATGAAAGTTTATTATCTCCATTACTTCTATGACACAAGACAGGCTTATATACTCTGATATATGAAGTACAATATGCAATTTCCCCTCTTTTTAAGTTTTTATATTACCAAATACCTTTGTTTTTTTAATGTTAAATAATCTTCAGTCTCCACATAATTAATCGCATTCTTCCTTATATGACATCCTTCAAAATAAATTCCATTTAATTATGAAAATCAAAGGACAACAATTGCAATGCCCGCCACATTCATCTTTAAAGGATTCTCCATAGACACTATATGTTTCAGAACCACTATCACCTGATATATATTACATAAATAACAATAAAATTGGCATTAAAATTTTAGGTAAATGGAATTGTTGTTCATTTTTTTACATTGTTCTTCTAAGTTCCATCTTCATTCTTCCTGAGCTTTTGGGACCGATGAGATGGGCACccagtgtgtgtgtgagagagagagtctgagtgagagagagagagaatgaagaaTGATGCTAAAAAAATGCTTAATTTATTGAAGAACCACCATGAGAAACGAAATCAATGTTTGCACTTATTTCTAGGCCAATGTGTAAATAGTGCAATTGGACATTTATTCGCTATCATATTTAGAAGTTCTAGTTTCTCCTAGTTCTTCTATTTCACAAATTCAAATGTAAAAGCAGAACTTGTAGCAGCATATGATAGAAAAAGCGAATGGTGAGAAGTGATTGCATCATTAGTTATCCACCCACATCCAACCATAACCGAAAGTCTTGTTCCGGAATACTTGCAGACCCAAAATTGGTAACCATGATAAATGAAAATTATGATTATGCAGATGAATGTTTATAAATTAAAAGTTGTGTATTGAATAGCACTGAGACTGGGCATGAATGGAATTTTAGTGACACTAAGAGAAAAAATTTCGAAGTATAATTCTAATAGTGCCATGCAAGGAATATGTAAGAGATGAGAATACTGAGATGGATGTACAGACTTATTACATAACATAGAAACAAAATTTTTCACTTATGAATCATTAGATCTAGCCCCAATAGAGGATAAAACAAGTTCTAAAATAATATGAATGTTATGACTTGATGAATTCTTTTTATTGCAACAAGTTGTAAAGCATATCAGAAGAATTAGAAAATTGCGTACTCAAAATTAGTCGGAACATTATTACACCCTGATAGAGATGAGAACATTATTACGTAACCAAAATTAGTTGGAACATTATGACTTGATGTTGTTGTTGTGGTCATGATACATAAAATCTGAAGAATCAGAAAATCAAACATCTAGTTCTTGAATGCATATCATCTTTGAAATTATGATATTTTCCATTACACAATCTAAGTTTAGGCAGAAAAAGACTAAAGACACACCTCAGGTGCCATCCATCTATATGTTCCAGTTTCTGCTGTCATAATTCCTCCTTGATTCAGAATTCGAGCAACACCAAAGTCTGCCACTTTCACAACCTAAATGACCAATAGGTAGAAAGAAATTTTAATGAATAAAAGGACTACTTCATAGCACCTGTTGGTCAAAGAAAGCATCACATGTTTGTGAACATGTGCTTGCCGCATGAACACCAACATGAACATATTGCGGAAAGGAATAATAGATTTCAAATAATTAGATTTTCATTTTTTAAATGTAACTGAAATTTTTTTTAGCCATGAAATAAGGTTCTATTTTGATTGCTGagaattaaagaacaaagaaAACTGGAGTACAGACAAAAAAGGAAAGTAACCTTTTATTTGCCTACATGTGAATGGAGAAAAAGCAGATATATCATTAAGCATTAGCATTACAACTAAGTTAAATAAAAGAAGCATCACAGCTCTCTGAGAAAATGCAGCATGAAAAATAATAAGCAGCCTTAGATTTTAACGTCATGGAGTAAGACACATGGACTTTTGTCCATCATTAAGTTCTACTAATATCACTAGTCAAACTAAGAAACAGCAAATCCATTTCTACAATTTGTAATAAAGTCCCTTTAGTTATTCCAACGATTTATTGGTTCATCTATGATCTAACCAACATGATCTCACAACTTGAGACCTGTCTAGATTTTAGAAGACCAGTGTACTCTGTATTTATGCTCTTTACAAATCCAAGGACTAAATCACTTGCAGGATACAACATAGAGACAATATGCCTTCTGAAACCCTTAATGAAATCATTAAAATTAAGACTTAAAAACAAAGGCCATAAAGTAATATTAAATTTCTTATACAAGAAGTGCAGTTGTCAGGCACACAAGAACCTACTAAAAGGGCATACCTAGTGCACGAGGCTCCTACGAAAATGAGATATAGGGAGAATCAATATATACAGTCTTACTTTAAATACTTAAAGAGGTTGTTTCCATGACTCAAACCCTGGTCTCCTAGGTCATAGAGCAATCTTACCGTTGTACCAAGGCCTACCCTCAACATTAAAagtaaaagataaaattatatatatatatatatatatatatatatatttgtgtgtgtgtgtgtgtgtgtaccctCAACATTAAAAGTAAAagataaaatgatatatatatatatatatatatatatatatatatatatatttgcctgTTAAACAGCTTTTTCCGAAGGTTTAACCTAAACGAATCTGAATCCAAGATCATATATCAGCAATAACAGTACCGAATTTAATGGTTTAGGTCTGTTGAATAATGTTTGTCATATTAGCTCCAGTATTCCTCACATATTTCCTATGCTGGTTTACTTGTTTCTGTTCTTTATTAACCTACCAAAGAAACAAacttcttagatatctcatatcatgtaTATCAACCCTCCCTAGACTTTGCATTGATAAGAACCTTGTTCACACTTGACAGTACCATCCTTTTGGTGTAATACCAGAGCTGATTGTTCAACACAATGTGCAGACAAATGGCACTTACAGTTGTTGCCACAAATTATTTATTGCAAAGATTAGATATCTACCAACACTGTTAAACTTGATCAAAGACTGAATTCATATAAGGGAAACACATTTAGACAATTGTGAAAAATTACAATTGACCAGAATGAAGACCATATTCTGGGAAATTATAGCACAAAGAGCTGAGTACATACAAGATTGCTATCCATAAGGAGGTTGGCTGTCTTTAGATCTCTATGAATAATGTCATTTTGATGTAAATAGTCCATTCCCTTGCAAACATCAATCGCAAACCTCAGCAACATAGAGAGCTCAAGGATGTTATGATGCTTATGCAAATAGTCATACAGGTTTCCTCCATGCATGTACTCTGAAACAAAAATTCAATATGCAACAGTATAAGCACAACGCAAAATACAAAGAGAATAAGCATAAAAATAAGACACTGAAAGTAGTTCTGCTAAAATGAAAGAAACATGAGAATGAGAACAAACTTCTAACAATGGCTCATTAACGGATACTCCAAGATAAAACAAACTCATAATAATTAAGGAAGTTTCTTAAGTTTACTGATCTGCTAGATGCAGCCTTTTGAAGATGACCAGAAAGTGTGCAAAAATGAATCCACAATCAAGAAATCGATGAACTTCTGCATTTGAATACAATTAATTATTATAGACAATGATATGTTTTAGCAACATAACCTACACTGTTTACATTTCAGTTACAGAAATATACCCTGAGGAACTAATAGGGCAAAGGGCATTTCTATATGACTAACCCTAGTGATTGTGCTTCTATAACAGAAATACCAGAATGAAAAAGGGAGATGACAAAACTCGTGACTGACCTCAAATTCCATGAGCTTTCTATttgattaaagttttttttttattttcttttgcattACCTAATATTTCACTCGCATAGTGGCTACTAGGGGTGTTCAAAGATGTTTGAACCAAACCATTAATAAGGGTCAAACCAAACCAAATTGAAAAAACAGTTTGGTTCGGTTAAAGCAAGGTACTTTGAACCATAACCATTTTGGACCTACCAAACTGAACTGGTTCAAAACTGATTAATCTGGTTTGGTTAACCAGTAATCCAATTTtttgttttaaataattatatatatataaacaaatgaATTGGTTTGGTTCAATGAACTAGTTCAGTTTAATTGAACCAAACTAGAATTTTGATCCAATTGGACTTACATTCTCATAAAGTTTATACCACAAATATCATTCTAAACATTCTAAACAATTGAACATATGCACAagtggttttttattttttttactgaaaGATGTCATAAAGGAATAATGACTACATATGcaatccttttttgttgatgatgagGATATGCAGTGATGCATACAAATCAACAAAAGGATTGTTAACaaaaatgatgataaaaaaatagGGTTCATACCTGATACGAGAGAGCAAGACTAAGAAAGGGACAAGGAGGAAGAGCCACAGAGACGAAGGAAGAGCAGTGAACTCACCAAGTCTAGGAAGGGATTTAGGGTTTTGGGGCCTTTGGGTTGAGttggtattttttaaattaaaattggtTCGATTCGGTTTGAACCGGTTAATCAAACCAAAGAAGAATACCACCACAAACTAGAACCATTTATAGCCTTCAAAATCGAATTATTCATGAACTGATTCGGACGAAACTAGTTTGGAACGGTACAATTCAGATATGGTTCGGTTCCGTTCAATTTAAACACCCATAGTGGCTACAAACCAGGGCTACAATGAAATTTGTCGCTAATCTTTGTCATGGCATATACATAATAGTGCTTTACAAAAGCAATTCCTTTGTATGATATGATACTAGATATGCGATGTCTGTTTTTAGACAAACAGTTCCCCAtttttgttcattatttttatatcttttttcatgtcaatgttgtagGTCCCATGGAAGTGAgaattttatgaaaaaatttgaTCTAGCCAAACCTAGTCATACTGTCCCTAGCCAATCCCAGTATCAAAAACTGACCTTGTGAATTATTCTTTGTTCAACCAATGGTTttatgatattgattcaactagaCGTGAAATTAAACATTTTATATTCTTCTTACTTTCTTATTACAGAAACGTTACATGTAAAAAAAACCTTATATTGTTTAAAAGTGAAAACTTAAAGCAAAAAAACAGAAGTAACAAGGTGAAATGTCAATGAATAACAGTTTAAGAAAACACTCCTGAAGTGGAAGTCCTTAGAGAGAACAGATCATATATAGGCCAGGATAAATTAGTCTGGATGATTCAATACCTATTTCAAGAAATAGCAAAGTCGGAAAAAAAGAGCAAGTTAATATAGCAAAAAATCTTCCACTTTCAGGTTTTTCTTGAAAGACAGAACAATCATTTACAGTAATGAGATACTCAAGCTCCCATGAGATGTGCTGGCCATATATACTGATTAACCATTCAGAATACTGAATTGACACCAATAGACAATTACCTGTTACTATGCAAAACTGTGAGGGCTTTGTGCATGCACCAATAAAACGAACAACATTTTCATATTGGATTTTCCTGAAAAGATTCACAATTATCATAAGAACCTTGGCCAAGAAAGCATCAcaacagcatatagaatgagcacTAGAAGAATAGATCAAGTGATGTGTGGGATTAGCAAAGGATAGCGAAGAACCAAAAAAAGCAATTTAATTGTTGTGATAGAATTACTGTCTATCAGAGAATGCAATGGTAAGTTGCTACACCCAGTAGCATGTTACCAGACTACAGGACATGATAAAATTTCCATGGGCAGAGATATAGCATTTACTTTAAAATGGACACTTCCTGATGGAACTCTAGGAGAAGAGGTTCATTTAAATGATCAGATCTAATAGCTTTAATCGCAACATCCTGATCCAAGTAGCTGCCATGGTACCTgtaacaataaataataatagtaataacataTCAATACAAGTGCACTTCTGGCCCATCATATAAACTTCAGAAAAATACAGTATGTTATTTGACTTACAGTTCTCCACAGGATCCAGATGTAATTTTCTCTCCCATTTTCAACAATCTTCTGTCAATTTCCCACTCATCAGCTTTCAACTGCACAGCAAGCATCCTCTCTGTATCTGAAGAATGAGATGAATCTGACCAGGAACCCTGTAAAACTCAAAAAGGAAAAACCAAGATGAAAACTGTTCTCACCACAAATTAAGATGAAGCCTCAAAGAAGCAAGCATAGCTATCAAGTACCCACGATTATTAGCGCATCTAAAGGACAAACATGGACATGGACTAAATTTCATAGAAATAACAAGCTATCACTGAAGCAAAGACCAGAGAAAGAGATTTAAAAATCAATAAACTTATAGCAATGCAAATAATGCTATACACCTATTTTTCCAATCATAATCCTGTTATATACCCTATCATCAAGGACTAAAGTTTGCTCTTTTTTGTTGGCACTGAAATGCAAATAATGCTTTAACTAGCATAGTTTAATTGTTAGGAACTAACACAGAATATATTCCATAATTAAACATCATTTATCCACTTCAGGTTTGATATCACTGTCACATAAGAACACACCAACAAAATGTTTTCCAAATAATTGTCAACTTATAGCAAAACCTCAAAATTCTTAGTAGACAAACAACACTTATGATAGACAAGAACCTCAGTGGACCTACATCTTATTTGCAAAAGCAAGACATACCTTATCAATCAGTTATACAACCAAAAAAGCAGTTACATAAAGATTCCAATAAACCCTTAGCACAATAAAAGACAAGGTTGGAGGACCATTCATTTGATGCAAAGAGCTTCCATCATCTCCAAGGCCCAAAGGAGTTCAAAATTctgtaataaaaaagaaaaaggagccaAGAATCTTGAAAACAGAACACATCAAGGATTGTCTTATCAGTTGCACACTCTGTGCCAATCAATTTCATTGCGTATCTGGTAGGATTGGTGTATTAACCATGCTCCAGGTCAGCACAAGACATCAGTTCAGTAGCAGCCATTACCAGCCAATGTGTCATTCATGCATATTGTATGACATGTTGTTTATTGTATTCAGGGTCACAAAAGCTAAATAAAAAACATGCTCATGGAAAAATATGCAGGATGAAAACAAAAGAGAAACCTAGATGAAAGAACGAGAGAGAAATGGGGAGGGACAGTTTTGTAAGGAACCAATGAGAGAGAGACACAGAAGGACGCTTCTAAAGAAAGAGAACTGACAGTGTGAGAGAATGCTGTTCAATTTCTCATAGATTGGACTTTCTCATCTGTTTGAAGCAACCTGGTGATGTGAAAGCAGGTCATAGCTTTAAATGGATGGTGCTTTATCAATAGttacattaaagtataaattctcTAATATCTGGAAGTCTCTAATTTTTTGTACGCACTTTAAGATCATTTCATTATAACAAGTGAAGTCACAAGTGAAAGAGAGGACAAACCATGCCATAAATAAACAAGGACAAATGTACACTAAATCAGAGCTAGTTTCAAGCCTTTTCTTTATATAGTGCATAAAAGTACTTCCACATTAGAACATCAAAACTTTATCAATCTAAAACCACAACATATCTCCGATGACCCAATATATGCTgtagattttcagaaagaaaagaTGTAAGCTaattaagaattaaaaaaaaaacattgcaaCAGTTCTTCAAAGCTTAGATAACATATTTAATCAGGGAAAGAACAGAAAGCAAGTACCAGCACCTGATATAAGTTTTTATAAGAAATAAAACTATGACAGATATagcaaaaataatttatttatttatttgatggaAAACAAGACAATAGTAACAGTAATTAAAAAAAGGAAGGAGCTATATACCTCATTTCTATTAAGTGCTGTCTCAATCTCCTTGTGCAAATCATCTGTTTGCTGAGCACAGTATTGCAAAATCATCAATTCTaaacaaaaaggggaaaaatagCATAGAATAAAGGAAATAAGAATCATGATGCCACTTATTTATCTAGATATGTCAAAATGATATGGCTGCCAACTAGAGAACAGAGAAATGTTCATTGGTCCAATGGCTACGAAGCACAAGGATTGCATAATTTTAGCAAGACaacaagagaaggagagagagagagagagagagagagagagagagagagagagagagagagagagagagacgtagtTTAGTTAGTATCATAGAAGCTCTTTTTTTCATCTTAGCAAGAGAAAATCATTGACGGTATTGGATAAGTTCAAACTGAATATTAGGTTTGCTAGGATTGGATCACACCATCATCAAAGATTTGAAGACAAATAAGACAAAGGTCATCTTCAGAGGACTGTACAGT
Coding sequences:
- the LOC103997420 gene encoding serine/threonine-protein kinase STY46 isoform X2; protein product: MIMDSDDTEDESEFGDALSARRDVTCVVVHEIIFSTIDKPKLLSELSTLLSEIGLNIREAHVFSTTDGYSLDVFVVDGWSEEQTDDLHKEIETALNRNEGSWSDSSHSSDTERMLAVQLKADEWEIDRRLLKMGEKITSGSCGELYHGSYLDQDVAIKAIRSDHLNEPLLLEFHQEVSILKKIQYENVVRFIGACTKPSQFCIVTEYMHGGNLYDYLHKHHNILELSMLLRFAIDVCKGMDYLHQNDIIHRDLKTANLLMDSNLVVKVADFGVARILNQGGIMTAETGTYRWMAPEVINHQPYDQKADVFSFAIVLWELATSKIPYESMSPLQAALGVRQGLRPVLPQKTHPTLLDLMQRCWEANPAKRPTFSEITVELEELLQQVQEPRAIKHSGKHASKGSEQQVFLEN
- the LOC103997420 gene encoding serine/threonine-protein kinase STY17 isoform X1, with the translated sequence MDGGAAEPIEEVGESSSPSRGAGAQAAYDIKNEIYERLVASGYEEARSNPYFKEHFDAHFNRLPASYKLDLDVERAEDVLIHKKILEEAKDPDKRPVFHVRFLKLEEQNLDMIMDSDDTEDESEFGDALSARRDVTCVVVHEIIFSTIDKPKLLSELSTLLSEIGLNIREAHVFSTTDGYSLDVFVVDGWSEEQTDDLHKEIETALNRNEGSWSDSSHSSDTERMLAVQLKADEWEIDRRLLKMGEKITSGSCGELYHGSYLDQDVAIKAIRSDHLNEPLLLEFHQEVSILKKIQYENVVRFIGACTKPSQFCIVTEYMHGGNLYDYLHKHHNILELSMLLRFAIDVCKGMDYLHQNDIIHRDLKTANLLMDSNLVVKVADFGVARILNQGGIMTAETGTYRWMAPEVINHQPYDQKADVFSFAIVLWELATSKIPYESMSPLQAALGVRQGLRPVLPQKTHPTLLDLMQRCWEANPAKRPTFSEITVELEELLQQVQEPRAIKHSGKHASKGSEQQVFLEN